The following is a genomic window from Staphylococcus capitis subsp. capitis.
TGAAAGAGAACGGTGGACCTTTATCAGGTGGTTCAAATCTAGCAAATTCGAATCCTCAATTCAAACAACGTGTTGACGATGAGATTCATAAAGAAGGCCATCAACTTACTGCAGATGCTGTTACTGCTTCAGGTTCAGGATTAGATCCAGATATCACTGTTTCCAATGCAAATGCGCAAGTGAAAAGGATTGCAAACGAACGTGGACTTGAGGAAGCATCAATTAAACGCACGATTCAACAACATAAACAATCCTCTCCTATGACTGAGGACTACGTGAACGTACTTAAACTGAATATTGCACTTGATAAGATGAAATAGCTTTAGAAATTAAACTATGAAACATTTGAGCGAGATGATGAAACCAGCCATTGATTATATATTGAGGTTTCTACCTCGCTCTTTTTGGTTTTTTAAAAATTAATGATAATATATAAATATAATTGTAAAGTAATTATTTTTTAAAACAATTAGTTTATGGAGGAAAATATATGCTTTCGATAGCACGAAAAGAGTTTGTTTCATTATTTAAAAGTATTAAGTCTATCTTAATAGTTTTAATCATGATTGCTATAAGTTTAGGTATAGCTAAAATATTAAGCTTATTCGGTAGTCAGTTAAGTAGTGAAATTGGTATTCACAAAACACCATATCAATTAGCGCTTATGTTAACTGTAATACTTACCAGTCCGTTATTTGCATTTACACTATCGCATAACATTATCAATGAAGAAGTTAAAAATAGAACGATGCGATTCTTAGCTACTAAAACGACTAGAAATAATATTCTATTTGGTAAATTTTTAGGCGCTTTATTATTTTGGATTACTTGTTTATTGATTACTACACTATTGTTGATTATTTATTCACATGAGTTTTACTTTTTAGAGTTAATGCAAAGCATTGCATTTGTAAGTTATTTCTTAGGAATGGCAACATTATTATCTGTGTTTATCGATAACACAATGTTAACCAATTTCTTAGGGATAGCACTTTCTATAATATTGACTGTCTTAGGATTATGGAGTACTGAAACAAATAGAATCTGGTTAAAATTACTTAAATACATCATGCCATATTTCTATTATTGTAGTGAAAACAGGGCTGTTCCTTTTGTGATATTAATCTTTACTATTATTTTTCTGATCATCAGTCTATACATATTTAGAAAGAGGGATTTATAATGAATGCAATTCAAACTCATAACTTAACAAAAATGTACCAGAATAAAACTGTGGTCAATCATATCAACTTAAGTGTTAAAGAAGGTACGATATTTGGTTTCTTAGGTCATAATGGAGCAGGTAAATCAACATTTATTAATATGTTAACAGGGTTATGTCAGCCCTCTGATGGCACGTTCAACTTAAATGTTCAGAATAAGAGAGAAATGGGAGTTTTACCAGATTATTCTTCTTTCTATAATAATATGACTGGAAAAGAGCATGTAAAATACTTTTGCAGCATAATGAAATATGATGTTTCGAATAGCGAGATAGAAAACCTCTTTCAATCAATTGGATTAGAAAATGGTCTAAATTTAAAAGTTAAAAAGTATTCTTTCGGTATGAAAAAGAAACTAGGAATTATACAAGCAGTAGTTAATAAACCTAAAATACTATTCCTAGATGAACCTACTTCAGGGGTAGATGCTAATTCAATTTTATCTATACACAAACTTATTAAGACTATTGCAGAATCAGGGACTACGATATTCTTAACGTCACATAATTTGGATGAAATCCAAAAATTATGTGATGAAATGGCGATTATGAGTCAAGGTAATATCGAAGTGCAAGGTAATTTAACACAGTTAAGAGAAACTTATGAAGATAGTTTATCTTTAGACATCGTTCATAATGAATTAAATGAAAATCAAAAACAACACGTTAAAGAAGAATTAAATAAATTAAGTCAACAAATTAAAGACATAGATATTCATAGTGACCATACCAATTTAAAAATCAAAGATAAAAACACTATTCCATCCATTGTTAGGCTATATGTTTCTTTAGATATAGATATATTCAAAGTAGATTTAGAAGAGCTTTCGTTAGAAGATATATTTCTTAAAAGTAGTAAACATGAAAAGCAACATTAAAACGTTGATGTCTATGATTGAATTATAATCACTTATCTATAAGTGTAAGTGAGAAAAAAATTACTTTAAATCCTCTTCATTATAGCTTCTTGAAGGTTATAGGTAAGCCTTCGGTTTGTCTGACGTAACACATCGGGAAGTCTAATTATATACCCCTTTTAAGCTAGCATTGGCTTGTTTTTCAGTCTAAAAATTAATTCATTGAATTTGATTTATTAAAAAAACATCTACCTTGTTTGCGTTCTGATCTTACAATGGGTAGATGTTTCTTTATATATTATGACTGACTTTTACCTTCATTCCATGGCATTGGAATATGTAAGTGTAATAAGTCGAACTTTTTAATTAATGAGCCAATAATAAATGCTAAGACTAAGGATACTTGCAAGTACCAAATGTGGGGGTCTAGTCACGTGCATAATGTTAATGAGTATGATGAAAGCACGAAGTGTGCGTTAAAAATTCATAAGTTATAAATGTCCATTTTATTAGTACTAAAGCTTGAAGAACTATAACTTGTGATAAATCTAATTTTCACAGTTGGACTTTTACGAGAAAAAGTATTTATAATGAAACATACTATCTTAGTCATATTAATTGTTAAACGTTTATGAAAACATTGATTATAACAATTTTCAAAATAAAGGAATGAGGCGTAATGGCTAGAGTATCGAAAAAACAATACATTCTTGAATCCGCAGCCAGTATTATAAATGAACAAGGTGCAGACTATTTAACTTTAGATGCTGTAGCAAAGAAAGCTGGCGTAAGTAAAGGCGGTTTACTATATCATTTCAAAAGTAAAGAGGGGCTCATTCAAGAACTTGTGAATTATGCAAATAATCTTTACCAAGAAAATGTTAATAAATATGTCAATTCTGATTCTGAAGAGTCTGGACAATGGCTAAATGCATTTATAGAAGCGACGCGAGAACATAGAACGGAAAATGCGCCAATTACTTCAGGAATGCTTGCCGCCCAAGGTTCAAATAAGCTATTGTTATCACCTTTACGTGAATCCTATCAAGAATGGCAAAATCATATTGAAGGTGATGGTTTAGACGAAGTAGATGCGACCATCATTAGGCTAGCGGTAGATGGTTTATGGTTGTCAGAGATATTTGGTATTAGCGCAATAGATGAAAAAATGAGAGAACAAGTCATTCAAAGATTAAAAGAACAAGTTCAAAAAAATAAAAAAGTTTAAAATTTCTATACGCATAGAGCTGAGTGGTGTTAGACGCATTACTCAGCTCTATTTTTTTATTAAGCTGTTGAAACTAAACCGACTGGTTGGTATAGTAACTACTGTCTTAAAACTAAAAAATATAGAGGTGTTAAAGATGAATAAAGTTCTATTAACAGCAGCCATCACAGGGGCTGGCGATACAATTCAAAAAAATGAAAATGTTCCAGTTACACCACAAGAACTCGCTGATTCAGCAATTAAATGTGCCAGAGCAGGAGCTACAGTTGCTCATATTCATGTTAGAGATCCAGAAACTGGAGGCGTAAGCCATGATCCAGAACTTTACGCAGAAACAGTAAGACTTATAAGAGAAGCAGAAGAAGATATTATTATCAATATTACTTCTGGAGGTGGGGGTGACTTTATTCCAAGTCTAGAACATCCAGAAACAGGTGGAGAAGGCACTTGGATTCAAAGCCCAGAAGAACGTCATAAACCCGTTGGAGATTTATTACCAGAGATGTGTACATTAGATTGTGGCAGTGTCAATATGGGCGATTCTGTTTATTTAAGCCCCGCATCTTGGTTACGTAAACAAGCTGAAATGGTTAAAAATGCTGGGGTTAAACCTGAACTAGAATGTTTTGATACAGGCCATGTTAGTTTCGCTAAACAAATGATTGAGGAAGGCCTTATCGAAGGCGATCCAATGTTTCAATTCTGCTTAGGCATACCTTGGGGCGCTGAAAATGATCCAGAAACAATTGATTATTTAAAATCACGTATCCCTGATAATGCACATTGGTCAGCATTTGGTATTGGGAAAATGCAATTACCGACAGTGAGAGAAGCTGCTCAACGTGGCGGAAACATACGTGTGGGCTTAGAGGATAATATTTACATTTCTAAAGGTGTTAAAGCAACAAACGAAGCACTTGTCGAAGAAGCTAAAAAGATCTTAAAAGAACTAGATATCGAACCATTAACACCAGCAGAAGCTAGAGAAAAATTCAATCTTAGAACTCCTAAAGGAGGCCAATCATGAAAGTAGCAGTTGTAGGAACAGGTGTTATAGGAAGTGGTTGGATTACTCGAATGCTTGCCCACGGACATGAGGTCATCGCTACAGATCCAAGTGAAGGCGCATATGAGAGAATGTTGGCGCAAGTGAAACAGAATTGGCCATATGCTGAACAAATGGGACTTGCCGACAACGCATCTCTAGAGAATTTGACATTTAGCACAGATTTAAAAGAAGCTGTTAAAGAAGTTGAACACATACAAGAAAATGTACCTGAAGTTGAGGAAATTAAAGATACAGTTTTAAGAGAGATTGATTTTTATGCATCACCTTATGCAACAATTGGCTCAAGTACTTCAGGAATTATGCCTTCAGAATTACAGAAAAATTTATCACACCCAGAGCGCTTAGTCGTTGCACATCCATTCCATCCTGTGTATATCTTGCCACTTGTAGAAATTGTACCTGGTAAACAAACTTCAGAGGAAAATACTATAAAAGCTAAACAATTCTATGAAGGTATTGGAATGGACGTGTTACATGTACGCCATGAAATTGAAGGTCACATTGCCGACCGTCTAATGGAAGCATTATGGAGAGAAGCATTACACATTGTTAACGACGGTATTGCAACAACTGAAGAGGTAGATAAAGCTTTCACTCACGCAGCCGGTTTACGTTATGCACAATATGGCCCATTTATGACTTTCCACTTAGCTGGGGGCGAAGGTGGTATGCGTCATATGCTTAAACAGTTTGGTCCGGCACTCAAAAAGCCATGGACGAAACTTGTTGCACCTGAGTTAACAGAAGATTTATACGACAAGGTAGTTACAGGAAGTGAAGCATCTTCACAAGGTTATACAATGTCAGAATTAGACCAAAAACGTAATGAATTCCTAATAAAAGTCAAAGCGTTGGCAGAACAATATTGGCCTGAAGGTTCAGATATACTTAAAAATTCGAGTCAGGAGGTACGTTAAACGTAATGAATCAGTATCAATATGACACGAAAGTGATTCAAGAATGGGTGGATCATAATGGACATATGAATGATGCAGAATACAATCGCGTATTAAGTGATGCAACAGATGATTGGTTAGCACATCTAGGTTTAACTCTAGAGACCATTAAAACGTTGCATTATACTGTCTTCACTTTAGAGAATCATTTGACCTTTTTAAAAGAAATGAAACTTGATGAAGATATTAGTATTAAAGTCCACCTTTACGATTATGACAGTAAACGACTCCATGTATTTATGGAAATGTTGAATTCTGAACAAGCGCTTACATCGACTTATGAAGTGATGTTAATGGGGATAGATACTGAAAACGGAAGACCTTCGCCATTCCCTGATTCAATAGCTCATAATATTGAGGCATATTACAAGAAAGATGAGATGACAACTCGACCTAAACAATTAGGTCATCAAATTGGTATTACAAGAAAATAGCATGCTTAGTGTTAAGCACGACGCACTTGATTAGTGCGGTGAGATTACAAGTTCAACTTGATACATTTAAGGACTTACTGTGCCTTGTTTTTACTTAGTTACCTTTGTATAACATCCACATTAAGTCCTTAATTTTTAAGCAAAATCATTAAAATAAACAGAAAGGAATGGACGTATGTTAAGTATTAAACACTTATCAAAAGTCTATGCAGGTAAAAAAAGAGCTGTAGACAACATGAATATCGATATTGAAGAAGGAGATTTCGTTGCGTTTATAGGTACAAGCGGTAGTGGTAAGACGACGGCGTTGAGAATGATTAACCGCATGATTGAATCAACAGAAGGTGAAATTACTATCAATGGCAAGAATATTCGTCAGATGAACGCAGTGGAGTTACGTCGCAGTATTGGTTATGTCATTCAACAAATCGGACTCATGCCACATATGACTGTCAAAGACAATATTGTATTGGTACCCAAATTATTAAAATGGTCGCAAGAGAAAAAAGATCAAAAAGCGAAAGAACTAATTCGTTTAGTAGACTTACCTGAAGATTACTTAAATCGCTATCCTTCAGAATTATCAGGAGGACAACAACAACGTATCGGTGTAGTTAGAGCACTTGCTGCCGAACAGGATATCATTTTGATGGATGAGCCTTTCGGAGCACTTGATCCTATTACAAGAGATACATTACAAGATTTAGTAAAGAAACTTCAGAAACAGTTAGGTAAAACCTTTATATTTGTCACACATGATATGGATGAAGCGATTAAGCTTGCTGACAAAATTTGTATAATGTCTGAAGGTAAAGTCATTCAATATGATACACCTGATAACATCTTACGTCAGCCAGCGAATGATTTCGTCCGTGATTTCATAGGACAGAACCGTCTTATTCAAGATAGACCCAATATTCGTACAGTCGAAGATGCCATGATTAAACCAATTACTGTTCATGTGGATCGTTCTTTAGATGAGGCAGTTAATATCATGAGACAACGTCGTGTTGATACGATATTTGTTGTAGGTAATGATGAGCATCTATTAGGTTACTTAGATATTGAAGATATTAATCAAGGTCTACGTAAGAAAAATGAATTAATAGACACAATGCAAAGAGATATTTATAGCGTTCGAATTGATAGTAAGTTGCAAGATTCTGTTCGTACAATTTTAAAACGAAATGTAAGAAATGTTCCTGTAGTTAGTGATGACAATAAGACACTTGTAGGTTTAGTAACAAGAGCGAATCTTGTTGATATTGTCTATGACAGCATTTGGGGAGAAGACGGTAACGTGAGTTCCCAGGAGAATGATGGAATCATTGAACCTCATACATCAGGGGTTGATGAACGATGATTAAATACTTAACCGACAATGCAAGTGCACTATTTGAGAAAACGCTAGAGCATCTTTATATTTCAGTATTTGCTTTGTTAATAGCAATTATTATAGCTATTCCTTTAGGTATTTTACTGTCTAAAACTGATAAACTCTCGAAAATTTCGTTAACAATTGCTGGTATATTACAAACGATTCCAACTTTAGCAATCTTGGCACTTATGATTCCTTTATTTGGTGTCGGTAAAACACCAGCAATTATAGCTTTATTTCTATATGTTTTACTACCGATATTAAATAATACGATTATTGGCGTTCAAAATATCGATAGTAATGTTAAAGAAGCGGGACGTAGTATGGGGATGACAGGTATTCAACTAATGAAAGATGTTCAATTACCACTTGCATTACCAATGATATTGAGTGGTATTCGTTTATCTTCAGTATATGTAATTAGTTGGGCAACACTTGCAAGTTATGTTGGTGCTGGAGGACTAGGTGACTTTATTTTTAATGGTTTAAACTTATTTGAACCAGCGGTGATTATAACTGCAACAATTCTCGTTACATTATTGGCACTTATCGTAGACTTCTGTTTATCAATGATTGAGAAATGGTTGGTCCCTAAAGGTTTAAGAATTACCGGATAATTAGAGAAGGAGGACACTATGAACAAGTATAAAAAGTATATAGTAGTTTTAGTATTATGTTTAACCGTGTTATCTGGATGTAATTTACCCGGTTTGAAAAATAGTAATTCAGATGACGACGTTAAAATTACAAGTTTAGGTACTAGTGAATCACAAATTATTTCACATATGATGAGATTACTTATTGAACATGACACACATGGTAAAATCAAACCTACTTTAATTAATAATTTAGGATCTAGCGTCATACAACATAATGCAGTGGCAAGTGGTCAAGCAAATATGTCAGGTACTCGTTATACCGGTACAGATTTAACAGGTGCACTTAATGAAAAGCCAATTAAAGATCCTAAAAAAGCAATGAAAGCTACACATAAAGGCTTTGAAGAGAAATATCATCAAAAGTTCTTTAATTCATATGGGTTTGCTAATTCGTATTCTTTTATAGTGACAAAAGAGACAGCTAAAAAATACCATTTAAACACGGTCTCAGATTTGAAAAAACATGCCAAAGATCTACGTGTAGGTATGGACAGCTCTTGGAAAGATAGAAAAGGAGATGGCTACCCTGCATTCAAGAAGGAGTATGGCTTTGACTTTGGTACAGTAAGACCAATGCAAATTGGTTTAGTTTATGATGCATTGAATTCAGGAAAATTGGACGTTGCGGTGGGGTACTCAACAGATGGACGTATCGCAGCTTATGACTTAAAGGTATTAAAAGACGACAAAAAATTCTTCCCTCCATATGATGCAAGTCCACTCGCAACTGATCAACTATTGAAAGAACACCCAGAATTAAAACCGATATTAAAGAAAATGGAAGGCAAAATTTCAACTAAACAAATGCAAAAATTAAACTATCAAGCTGATGGTAAAGGTGAAGAGCCCGCTACAGTAGCTGAAAAATTCTTAAAGAAACATAATTATTTTGAAGATGATAATTCTAAGAAGAAAGGTGGTCAAAATAATGAAAGGTAATTTACTTCAACAGTTGGGACATTATTATCAAACGAACTTTGGCTACCTTTGGGAATTATTTGTTAATCATTTACTTATGTCAGTTTATGGTGTGATATTTGCTTCAATTGTTGGTATACCACTTGGAATACTTATTGCGCGTTTCGGTAAATTATCAACGCCAATAATGACACTTGCTAATATTATTCAAACGGTACCAGTAATCGCGATGTTAGCCATCTTAATGTTAAGTATGGGACTCGGTATGAATACAGTTATATTTACTGTGTTTTTATACGCACTTTTACCTATTATCAAGAATACTTATACCGGCATAAATGGTGTAGACGCGAACATTAAAGATGCTGGTAAAGGAATGGGAATGACACGTAATCAGGTACTTCGAATGATAGAATTGCCATTATCATTGTCTGTAATCATAGGTGGTATACGCATTGCACTTGTGGTTGCTATTGGTGTAGTGGCTATTGGTTCATTTATTGGTGCGCCTACATTAGGAGACATTGTTATTCGTGGTACAAACGCAACAGATGGTACATTATATATTCTTGCTGGTGCAATTCCGATTGTAATTATTGTCGTACTTATTGATGTGATTTTACGTTTGCTTGAGAAGAAGTTGGACCCTGCAAATTAATATTTCGGGAGGAACAAGATTATGGCACTTTTACAACTTAATTATTTATCTAAAACGATTGGAGCACACAATTCTCTAAATGTGATACTTCCAGAAGATGAGAGCTTTTTTGATACAAATCGAGAAGCCAAACCTTTAAAATCTATGCTAGTGCTACATGGACTATCAAGCGACGCCAACTCTTATATTAGATATACAAGTATTGAGCGATATGCAAATGATCATCAACTTGCAATTATCATGCCTAATGCAGATCATAGTTTCTATACTAATATGATTTATGGCCATAGTTATTACGACTATATTTTGGAAGTGCATGACTATGTCCATCAAATTCTACCATTATCTAAGAAGAGAGAAGATAACTTTATAGCTGGTCATTCAATGGGAGGCTACGGTACGTCTAAATATGCTTTAACACAGTGCCAACGATTCTCTAAAGCAGCAATGTTATCTGCTGCATTCAATGTTTCATTACTTAGAGAGTATGAGTATTATGACTTTTGTCCAGAAGCCATTGTTGGTGAAAATGAGGACATCAAAGGTACGCCTTTCGATCCTTATTACTTAGTTGATAAAGCTGTTACTAATAATGAAGACTTACCTGAATTATTAATCATGTGTGGCACTGAAGATGCATTATATCAAGATAACTTAGACTTTATTAGATATTTAAATGAAAAGGGTGTGAACTACCACTTTGAGAAAAGTTCAGGTGATCATGATTATGCCTATTGGGATAAGGCAATTAAACAAGTTATCGAGACCTTTACACGTGGATAGTACGTGTAATGTGAAAAGTTAGATTGTAATCTTTAATGAAGAAAGCTCTAAGACATTTCAAAGTGAAGTGATCTTAGAGCTTTTATTATGAGAGTAATTATTCAATATTGAAGTGACCTGAAATGTTTAGTTTAGTATTTTAAATAGTTTACTTATATATCTATGTAATTTGCATAATAAAATAAAAAACATCTACCTTGGTTGCATTTTAATCTTACAACGGGTAGATGTTTCTTATATATTACGACTGACTTTTACCTTTATTCCATGGCATTGGAATATGTAAGTGTAATAAGTCGAACTTTTTAATTAATGAGCCAATAATAGATGCTAAGATCAATCCAGTTACTGCAACTGCAGCAATCGTGATAATTGATTTAATTGGACTATTGAATCCGAATAGTACAATCGCACCTGCCATAGGTGTTGCCATACCAGTGACACCTATTTTTAATCCACTGAATGCGATGATACAAGCGTTAACCATACCAATAATTGCATTCGTTCCGTATAAGACGGGGGCGTATTTTACGATTAAATCAATTTGTGTCAATGGTTCGATAAATACTGCAAAACGGTTTGGTTTGTCGCCAATTTTTAGGATATTAAATAACGTAAAGTTAACAAATGATGCGCCAGTACATACAATTGCGCCAATTGCCATTGGTAAACCTGTTAGTCCTAAAATACTTGCAAGTACCATTGAACTTAATGGTGTCATACTTGTAACTGGGATGATGAGTCCTAAGATAATAGCTAAGGCATATGGACTGCTATCACCAACAGAGTTTACAGCTTTCGCAATTTGATTTAATACTGCAGTGACGCTAGGATTAATCAATGATGCCAAACCGTATACGAGGGCTGGAGCTATAAATATAACGACGATTAAGTCTAAGCCTTCTGGAACTTTCTTTTCAATAAATTTAATCACAAATGCTGTGAGGTATGCTGCGATAAATGCAGGTAGTAAGCTAAAGTCCTTTAATACTAACCCTACGATAACTGAGAATACAGGTGAAACACCTAAATTAATACATGCAAGGATACCCACTGCAATCCCGCCAAGACTTCCTGCAAGGTCACCAATCTCCTGTAGGAATTTAATATGGAAAATGCCTCCAATAGCGTAACTTAAGAAAGCCTGTGGTAGAAATGTAGCACAAGCAGCCCCTGACAGTGCTTGTAGACCTTCCTTACCATAAGGTGCAAACTTTAAGAACAATGTCATAATGATTAAAACTACGACTAATGTTCCTACTCCTAATAATATATTCATTTTTCTGACCCCTTTAGTATAAATCTAAATATGTTTCCCAAAACATTTCATAATTGTAACACAGTTAATAGAATTAAAATTAAATTACATTTAAGTATTAATACGAATTTAATATTTTTGAAAATTCGAAAGTGCAACAATAATGTAAAATTAGTTGCGCAGCATTTTAGAAAAATAAAAATTAACAGTATCTTAAGGAGAAAGATGTCATACTTTTTTCTGAAAATTGGCATTAATTTATAGAGAATTTCATGTATAATGGCTAATAACATAGACATAGGAGATATACATATTATGATGAAAAACAAACTCACGATTAAAGAAAATATTTTTATTGGATCGATGTTATTTGGCTTATTCTTTGGTGCAGGTAACTTAATCTTCCCAATTCATTTAGGGCAGACTGCCGGCGCTCATGTGTTTACTGCTAATTTAGGATTTTTAATCACAGCGATAGGATTACCATTTCTAGGTATTATTGCCATTGGTGTGTCTAAAACGAACGGGATTTTCGAAATTTCCTCAAGAGTAAGTAAAATATATGCGTATTTATTTACGATTGGTTTATATCTTGTGATTGGGCCATTTTTTGCATTACCAAGGTTAGCGACAACGTCATATGAAATTGCATTCTCGCCTTTTATTTCGCCAGTCCAAGCTAAATTTGTGTTACCAATATTTAGTATTTTATTCTTCTTGGTTGTATGGTTCTTTGCTAGAAAGCCTTCAAAAATTTTAGATTATATAGGTAAATTCTTAAATCCTGTATTTTTAGTTTTACTTGGTATTGTAGTGTTACTTGCGTTTATTCATCCTATGGGAGGCGTGAGTCATGCGCCAGTGAGTGCGCAGTATAAAGAAGGTGCTCTACTTAAAGGATTTATTGATGGTTATAATACTTTAGACGCTTTAGCATCTCTAGCATTCGGTATTATTATCGTTACAACAATTAAGAAACTAGGAGTCACTCATCCTAACATAATAGCTAAAGAGACATTTAAGTCTGGTACGATTAGTATCGTAGGTATGGGACTTATTTATAGCTTGCTAGCCATTATGGGTACGATGAGTTTAGGTAATTTTAAAGTTAGTGAAAATGGAGGCATCGCACTCGCACAAATCGCTCAACATTATCTAGGTGACTACGGTATCATAGTGCTTTCACTTATTATTGTTGTGGCATGTTTGAAAACAGCTATTGGTTTAATTACAGCATTTTCAGAAACATTTACTGAGCTCTTTCCTAAACAGA
Proteins encoded in this region:
- a CDS encoding ABC transporter permease, which codes for MIKYLTDNASALFEKTLEHLYISVFALLIAIIIAIPLGILLSKTDKLSKISLTIAGILQTIPTLAILALMIPLFGVGKTPAIIALFLYVLLPILNNTIIGVQNIDSNVKEAGRSMGMTGIQLMKDVQLPLALPMILSGIRLSSVYVISWATLASYVGAGGLGDFIFNGLNLFEPAVIITATILVTLLALIVDFCLSMIEKWLVPKGLRITG
- a CDS encoding 3-hydroxyacyl-CoA dehydrogenase NAD-binding domain-containing protein; translated protein: MKVAVVGTGVIGSGWITRMLAHGHEVIATDPSEGAYERMLAQVKQNWPYAEQMGLADNASLENLTFSTDLKEAVKEVEHIQENVPEVEEIKDTVLREIDFYASPYATIGSSTSGIMPSELQKNLSHPERLVVAHPFHPVYILPLVEIVPGKQTSEENTIKAKQFYEGIGMDVLHVRHEIEGHIADRLMEALWREALHIVNDGIATTEEVDKAFTHAAGLRYAQYGPFMTFHLAGGEGGMRHMLKQFGPALKKPWTKLVAPELTEDLYDKVVTGSEASSQGYTMSELDQKRNEFLIKVKALAEQYWPEGSDILKNSSQEVR
- a CDS encoding 3-keto-5-aminohexanoate cleavage protein, producing MNKVLLTAAITGAGDTIQKNENVPVTPQELADSAIKCARAGATVAHIHVRDPETGGVSHDPELYAETVRLIREAEEDIIINITSGGGGDFIPSLEHPETGGEGTWIQSPEERHKPVGDLLPEMCTLDCGSVNMGDSVYLSPASWLRKQAEMVKNAGVKPELECFDTGHVSFAKQMIEEGLIEGDPMFQFCLGIPWGAENDPETIDYLKSRIPDNAHWSAFGIGKMQLPTVREAAQRGGNIRVGLEDNIYISKGVKATNEALVEEAKKILKELDIEPLTPAEAREKFNLRTPKGGQS
- a CDS encoding ABC transporter ATP-binding protein, with protein sequence MNAIQTHNLTKMYQNKTVVNHINLSVKEGTIFGFLGHNGAGKSTFINMLTGLCQPSDGTFNLNVQNKREMGVLPDYSSFYNNMTGKEHVKYFCSIMKYDVSNSEIENLFQSIGLENGLNLKVKKYSFGMKKKLGIIQAVVNKPKILFLDEPTSGVDANSILSIHKLIKTIAESGTTIFLTSHNLDEIQKLCDEMAIMSQGNIEVQGNLTQLRETYEDSLSLDIVHNELNENQKQHVKEELNKLSQQIKDIDIHSDHTNLKIKDKNTIPSIVRLYVSLDIDIFKVDLEELSLEDIFLKSSKHEKQH
- the kdpC gene encoding K(+)-transporting ATPase subunit C, which gives rise to MATIRKSVGLVVVLFVLCGFIFPLTVTAIGQVAFPHQANGSLIKYGGKVIGSELIGQQWNDSKYFHGRTSAVNYNMDKKLLKENGGPLSGGSNLANSNPQFKQRVDDEIHKEGHQLTADAVTASGSGLDPDITVSNANAQVKRIANERGLEEASIKRTIQQHKQSSPMTEDYVNVLKLNIALDKMK
- a CDS encoding ABC transporter permease subunit, with the protein product MLSIARKEFVSLFKSIKSILIVLIMIAISLGIAKILSLFGSQLSSEIGIHKTPYQLALMLTVILTSPLFAFTLSHNIINEEVKNRTMRFLATKTTRNNILFGKFLGALLFWITCLLITTLLLIIYSHEFYFLELMQSIAFVSYFLGMATLLSVFIDNTMLTNFLGIALSIILTVLGLWSTETNRIWLKLLKYIMPYFYYCSENRAVPFVILIFTIIFLIISLYIFRKRDL
- a CDS encoding thioesterase family protein; the encoded protein is MNQYQYDTKVIQEWVDHNGHMNDAEYNRVLSDATDDWLAHLGLTLETIKTLHYTVFTLENHLTFLKEMKLDEDISIKVHLYDYDSKRLHVFMEMLNSEQALTSTYEVMLMGIDTENGRPSPFPDSIAHNIEAYYKKDEMTTRPKQLGHQIGITRK
- a CDS encoding betaine/proline/choline family ABC transporter ATP-binding protein (Members of the family are the ATP-binding subunit of ABC transporters for substrates such as betaine, L-proline or other amino acids, choline, carnitine, etc. The substrate specificity is best determined from the substrate-binding subunit, rather than this subunit, as it interacts with the permease subunit and not with substrate directly.), yielding MLSIKHLSKVYAGKKRAVDNMNIDIEEGDFVAFIGTSGSGKTTALRMINRMIESTEGEITINGKNIRQMNAVELRRSIGYVIQQIGLMPHMTVKDNIVLVPKLLKWSQEKKDQKAKELIRLVDLPEDYLNRYPSELSGGQQQRIGVVRALAAEQDIILMDEPFGALDPITRDTLQDLVKKLQKQLGKTFIFVTHDMDEAIKLADKICIMSEGKVIQYDTPDNILRQPANDFVRDFIGQNRLIQDRPNIRTVEDAMIKPITVHVDRSLDEAVNIMRQRRVDTIFVVGNDEHLLGYLDIEDINQGLRKKNELIDTMQRDIYSVRIDSKLQDSVRTILKRNVRNVPVVSDDNKTLVGLVTRANLVDIVYDSIWGEDGNVSSQENDGIIEPHTSGVDER
- a CDS encoding TetR/AcrR family transcriptional regulator, which gives rise to MARVSKKQYILESAASIINEQGADYLTLDAVAKKAGVSKGGLLYHFKSKEGLIQELVNYANNLYQENVNKYVNSDSEESGQWLNAFIEATREHRTENAPITSGMLAAQGSNKLLLSPLRESYQEWQNHIEGDGLDEVDATIIRLAVDGLWLSEIFGISAIDEKMREQVIQRLKEQVQKNKKV